One stretch of Gopherus flavomarginatus isolate rGopFla2 chromosome 2, rGopFla2.mat.asm, whole genome shotgun sequence DNA includes these proteins:
- the LOC127043840 gene encoding C-C chemokine receptor type 5-like produces MNTSTGEPEMEIQTTTYYDGQLDAAPCSNDVKQFASHFVPPLYSLVLIFGLVGNVLVVLILIKHKKLRSMTDIYLLNLAISDLLFIFSLPFWAYYAAHEWDFGNAMCKILSGVYFAGFYGGMFFIILLTIDRYLAIVHAVFALKARTVTYGILTSVVIWGLAILASLPGFIFHSVQKEGPHWTCSSHYPSNYEKEWRQFLILKMNILGLVIPLVIMIFCYIEIIKTLLRRRNEKKHKAVRLIFIVMIVYFIFWTPYNIVVLMYTFQDSFSLNNCESSSQVELAIQVTEAIAMFHCCINPVIYAFAGEKFRKYLYTFFQKDIAIYLCKHCPALHGDKLERVSSTYTPSTAEHDISIGL; encoded by the coding sequence ATGAACACTTCTACTGGTGAACCGGAGATGGAGATACAGACAACAACGTATTACGATGGACAGCTTGATGCAGCGCCATGTTCAAATGATGTCAAACAATTTGCATCCCACTTTGTGCCACCGCTTTATTCCTTGGTGCTGATATTTGGCCTGGTGGGCAATGTGCTCGTTGTGCTGATCCTGATAAAACACAAGAAGCTGAGAAGCATGACTGACATCTATCTGCTGAATCTGGCAATTTCcgatttgctttttattttttccctgccATTTTGGGCTTACTATGCAGCACATGAGTGGGATTTTGGAAATGCTATGTGTAAAATTCTTTCAGGGGTCTATTTTGCTGGCTTTTATGGTGGAATGTTTTTCATAATACTTTTGACAATAGATAGATATCTGGCCATTGTCCATGCAGTGTTTGCTTTAAAAGCTAGGACAGTTACCTATGGCATCCTCACAAGTGTTGTCATTTGGGGTCTTGCAATATTAGCCTCTCTTCCAGGGTTTATATTTCATAGtgttcaaaaggaaggtcctcacTGGACTTGCAGCTCTCATTATCCATCAAATTATGAAAAAGAATGGAGGCAATTCCTGATTTTAAAGATGAACATCCTGGGACTTGTCATTCCATTGGTCATTATGATCTTCTGCTACATAGAAATTATAAAAACATTACTGAGACGTAGGAATGAGAAAAAACATAAGGCAGTCAGGCTTATTTTTATTGTAATGATTGTTTATTTTATCTTCTGGACACCATACAACATTGTTGTTCTCATGTACACTTTTCAAGATTCATTTTCTCTAAACAACTGTGAGAGCAGCAGTCAAGTAGAGCTAGCAATCCAAGTGACAGAAGCGATTGCAATGTTTCACTGTTGTATCAACCCTGTGATCTATGCCTTCGCTGGTGAAAAGTTTAGGAAATATCTTTATACCTTTTTCCAAAAAGACATTGCAATCTACCTCTGCAAACACTGTCCAGCTCTTCATGGTGATAAATTAGAACGGGTTAGCTCCACATACACTCCTTCCACTGCAGAGCATGATATCTCCATTGGTTTGTAA